TATTCATTGCTCAGACAGTTCGGCTGCGTATGATCTACCAGCGTATGGTTATCGGCATGGGTATGTCCGTTTAAAATATACAAGCCATATAAATGGGCTTCATTTTCAGAGGCCTCCATAACCACATGCAAGTTGTTACGAATGATTTCCCCGCTCAGCGTCACCGTAACGGCATGTACATAACTGTTACCGATCTGGCGGATATGTGTGGTACTGACCTGGCTCGCGGTAACTGCATCTTCCTGGATTTTGTAATATTCCAGCTTAGCTTCCCTATCAATCACTATTTCCATTACCTGGTTGGTAAAACTATCCGACGCGCCAAGGGTATGATAGGTTTCTACTAACTGCAATTTTGCGTTTCGTTCAATGATGACCAGGCTGCGCGGCTGGGCAAGCACCGGGCTTTGCCGCGCATCTGAAATGTTGTAGATATATATTGGCTGTTGTAACAACTGCTCTTTGGCAATATGGACAAAAACGCCGTCCTGTATAAAGGAGGTATTCAGCGCATGAACCCCGTCTGCGATAGAGGTGCCGCTCTTCCCGAGATGTTCCCTCACCAGCTCTTTATAAATACCGTTTGCAGCCTCTTCCAATGGCAATACAGTAAGCTGGCTTTTTGGCGAACGGATAGTTGACAGCGCGGGGCTGAACCGGCCGTTCAAAAATACCAGCTCGTTAGCCTGCAGGTAGCCAGGCAACCTGACTGCATCTATAGCTGCTGATTCAAGCTGTGCTTCCGGTATAAGTGCTGCTAAATAAGCGGGATTGTCAAACAACCCGCTGATGCCGGTATATTTCCATTCTTCATTACGCCTGGTTGGAAGCCCGGTTTGCTCAAAAGCCTCGAAGCCCTGCAGTCTGAGCCGGGCAACCGGGCCTTCCGGCCCCCTTGTCTTTAGCTGTTCAAAGCTATCTTTTATGTACGCTAAATTCATGATACCTTTTTATTAATCGCCATTTATAAAGATTCGGCCAAACCGGCTTCCTCTTTGATGAAATCGTACCCCTTTTGTTCAATTTCCAGGGCAAGTTCTTTAGTGCCCGACCGGACGATCTGCCCGTTATACAGCACATGCACAAAATCAGGTTCCAGGTAGTCCAGTAAACGCTGGTAATGCGTGATGACCAGCAGGGAATTATCCTTCGTGCGCAATTGGTTAATGCCGGCGGCGACTATACGCAGCGCATCGATATCTAAACCGGAATCCATTTCATCAAGGATCGTCAGCCTCGGCTCCAGCATCGCCATCTGGAAGATCTCATTACGTTTTTTTTCGCCGCCGGAAAAGCCCTCGTTGATCGAACGGCTCAACAGGGACTGATCGATCTGCAGCATGGCCATTTTTTCTTTCATTAGCTTCATAAAAGCTACCGCATCCAGCGGTTCCTGTCCGAGGTATTTCCGCTTTTCATTGACCGCTGCTTTAATAAAATTGGTGGTACTGACGCCGGGAATTTCTACCGGGTATTGAAACGCAAGAAACAAGCCCTCGTGTGCCCTGTCCTCCGGCAGCATCGGCAACAGGTCTTTGCCTAAAAAGCTCACCGATCCTTCGGTTACCTCATAAGCCTCCCTTCCCGCCAATACCGCAGCCAGGGTACTTTTGCCGGAGCCGTTTGGCCCCATAATAGCATGCACTTCTCCCGGACGGATGTTCAGGCTGATCCCTTTCAGGATTTGTTTACCCTCAATTGAGGCATGTATATTTGTTATTGATAACATAATTCTTTTTTTATTTTTTTTGATTAACCTACGCTGCCTTCCAGGCTTACCGCCAGCAGCTTTTTTGCTTCTATGGCAAATTCCATAGGCAGTTTATTCATTACTTCTTTAGCGAAACCGTTAACGATCAGCGCTATCGCCGTCTCTGCGTCAATCCCGCGCTGCTTACAATAGAAAAGCTGGTCTTCCCCGATCTTTGAAGTGGTGGCTTCATGCTCCACGATAGAGGTGGCGTTCTTTACTTCGATATAAGGAAAGGTATGTGCACCGCAATGATCGCTTAACAGTAAGGAATCACATTGTGAATAATTGCGTGCCCCGGTGGCATGTTTGCCGGTGCGGACAAGCCCGCGATAACTGTTCTGGCTAAAACCGGCCGAAATCCCTTTGGAGACGATCCGGCTTTTGGTATGCTTGCCCAGGTGAATCATTTTGGTCCCGGTATCCGCCTGTTGGTAATGATTGGTAAGGGCTACAGAATAAAACTCGCCTACCGAATAATCGCCCTTTAAAATTACGCTGGGGTATTTCCAGGTGATGGCTGAACCCGTTTCAACCTGGGTCCAGGAGATCCTCGAATGATCTCCCTGGCAAAGGCCCCGCTTGGTAACAAAATTGTAAATACCGCCCTTACCGTCGTGATCACCCGGATACCAGTTTTGAACGGTGGAGTATTTAATTTCCGCTTTTTTATGGGCGACCAGTTCGACAACAGCTGCGTGCAGCTGATTTTCATCACGCTGCGGAGCGGTACAGCCTTCCAGGTAACTCACATAACTTCCTTCTTCCGCAATAATGAGCGTACGCTCAAATTGTCCTGAGTTTTCGGTATTGATCCGGAAATAAGTGGATAGCTCCATCGGACAACGTACCCCGGCCGGAATATAGCAGAAGGAACCATCCGTAAATACTGCCGCATTCAATGCAGCGAAGAAATTGTCGGTTGCCGGGACAACGGAGCCCAAATATTTTTTTATGAGCTCCGGGTGTTGCTGAATAGCTTCGCTGATGGAGCAGAATATGATCCCGATAGCTGAAAGTTGCTCTTTAAAGGAAGTTGCGACGGAGATACTGTCCACGACCACGTCAACGGCCACCCCGCTCAAACGTTTTTGTTCATTTAAAGAGATACCGAGTTTTTCAAAAGTACGCAGCAACTCCGGGTCAACCTCATCGAGGTTATTCAGTTTTCCTTTGTTTTTTGGCGCAGCATAATAAATGATGTCCTGGTAATCGATTTCGGGATAATGCACATTGGGCCATCCGGGTTCTTCCATCGTTAACCAGTGCCGGTAGGCCTTTAGCCGCCATTCCAGCATCCATTCCGGCTCTTCTTTCTTTGCTGAAAGCAGGCGGATCACCTGTTCATTAAGCCCTTTCGGGATTACATCGGTCGCAATAACCGTACTAAAACCATAGGCGTAGTCTTTTGCTATGGTTTTTTCCAGTGTCGTCAATTCATCTTTCATTGTATTTGTCCTTTATTAGGATATAAGAATTAATAGGTAGTACCGGGCGGTGCAATAGGTGCAGGGCCCGCCTTGCTTTCCTGCCCGGTTAGTCCCGGATATAACACTCAAATTTCCCCTCTGTACTTTTCCGCAGCCTGTTAACACCCCCGGCAGTGTATATTATCGGTCGGATTTCTTCTTCACTAAGCCTGGCGGACCACGTATGGCAGCACCAGGCTTTGCCGCAGGGGCCGATGCTCCCCAGGCGGCGGGATTCTTCCAGCAAGCCGATCTGGTGCATTTTGATATAGACTTGCAGCCGCTTATTTAATATTTTAATCAGTTCCCTGAAATCTACCCGCGATTTAGCGGTATAATAAAAGGTGACCATCTGCCCGTCAGCCTGGAAGTCCGCATCACAAAATTTCATGCTAAGGCCAATTTCGCTGGCCGTGACCCTTGCAACGAGCAGCGCATTTTTTTCCGCAGCTTTTACCGTTTTGCATTGTTGCAGATCTTCCGCGGTCGCTATCCTGTATAGCATTTTTACCACATCGCTCGCCGCGATTTTTTTCTTCTTCAACTGTAAAAGAACAATAGGGCCTGTCAATGACACCTGGCCAATGTCGTAACCCCGGTGCGCACCGCTCACCACGACCAGTTCCCGGTTTCTGAGCGGAAGATTCTTGCGGTTGATATAAAATTCCTTCCGATGTCCCTTAAATTGAATTTCTACGATGTTGGTTTGCTGGTTGTCATCAGGAATATTGGTCACAGAAACCCAGTCATAGGCATCAGACTGGCCAAAATATCCGCTGGCAGGCAATACAGCACCACCTCGCGGCATGAATTCTCTGTTTATGTTATCCATTTTAATCATTTATATTGACCTCCCGGATCATTACTTCCTTATCATCACCAACGGATACCAGGTAATTATGAAACGGGCTCCATAATAATTTATTGACAGAATGGGAATGCCCTGTATAGACTTCCTTGTTGATGCGCTTTAGAAATTCAAAGGTTCCGGCATCCCATAGCTTGACGGTTTTATCGCGGCTGCCCGTGGCAAATAGGGTACCATCCGGGCTGTAAGCAATGTCATAAATCGCCCAGTTATGCGCAGCGACAGATTTAATCTGGTTATAGTTCCCCGTTTCCCAGATATTCAGGTAAGCGTCCCTTCCGCCGGTCAGCAGGAATTTTCCATCGGGCGAATAGCGCACTATATTTGAAGACAGCCGGTGGGCTATAAATCCGTACTTTACCTGTAAGCCAAAGAGATCGAAAATAAACACGTCCCCGCTGCCTAAGGCGACAGCTATCTCAGACGTGTCGTGGTTAAAATCAATACTGCGAACTTTTTCAGCGCAAAGCCTTTTTATTTTGACCAGGGAAAGGGTATCCAGCGAGCAAACGGCGAAATTGCCATCCCCCCCGGCCGTATAGAAACAATTGGTCTCCAGGGAATATTTAATGTCGAAAATCGGCCCCTGGTGATACTTGAGTATCTTGATTTCCTTTTTTTGAGCAACGTCAATAATATGGATGCTGCCGTCCGTGGTGCCGGCCAATAATAATTGTTTTTCATAAATATGGCAGATGCTATACAGGTGTGCCGTGAAGGAGGTCGCAAATTTCTCGGCACGGAAACTTTCCAAGTCCCAGTGTGCGATGAACTGGTCACTCCCCCCGGTAAACACCGTGTGATCGGACAAGCCCCGGTCAAGCGCATAGATACAGCCGGTGTGCCCTTTGAGTGCGGCTATTACTTTGAATCCTATATTTTCGTTCTTTACCGTTTCCATTGTTTACAGGTCCAAAATTAAATAATGTTTTCTGTTTATACAAAAAAGTATAAATAATAAATGGAAAGTTTACCTTTGCCGGATAAACACAGGAAAACGAATTTTATAATCATCAATATGAAACCGCAACAATTCTTTCTGGGGTGGGTACTTTTTCTTTTGCTGCCGTGTACTTCGCTGAAAGCAGCGGGGAGTGATAAGGATGTACAAACCATCATTCACCTGCTGGATTACATTTCCTCAGACTATCCGACAGCTGTAAATCATCACCAGGTACAAAATATGGCGGAGTATCGCGAAATGACCGAGTTTGGGATAACCGTTCAAAGCCTTTGCGCTAAAGTGATACAAACAGGCCATTTTAAGGCTAACGCACTTCTGGATAGCGTTTCCGTATTAAACCGTATGATCGCAAAAAAATATCCCTCTGAATCAATTTCATCTATTTCGAGGTCCATCAAAAGAAAGCTGATCGATATGACAGGGTATGTCATATCACCCGGTGCCTGGCCAGATATTTCAGGGGCCA
Above is a window of Mucilaginibacter ginsenosidivorans DNA encoding:
- the sufD gene encoding Fe-S cluster assembly protein SufD, giving the protein MNLAYIKDSFEQLKTRGPEGPVARLRLQGFEAFEQTGLPTRRNEEWKYTGISGLFDNPAYLAALIPEAQLESAAIDAVRLPGYLQANELVFLNGRFSPALSTIRSPKSQLTVLPLEEAANGIYKELVREHLGKSGTSIADGVHALNTSFIQDGVFVHIAKEQLLQQPIYIYNISDARQSPVLAQPRSLVIIERNAKLQLVETYHTLGASDSFTNQVMEIVIDREAKLEYYKIQEDAVTASQVSTTHIRQIGNSYVHAVTVTLSGEIIRNNLHVVMEASENEAHLYGLYILNGHTHADNHTLVDHTQPNCLSNEYYKGILDGQATGVFNGKIMVRPDAQKTNAYQTNKNVLLADEATINTKPQLEIFADDVKCSHGCTVGQLDENALFYLTARGIPKADARALLLQAFALDIINQVKPEPLRAYITQLISKRLSIQSL
- the sufC gene encoding Fe-S cluster assembly ATPase SufC, with the translated sequence MLSITNIHASIEGKQILKGISLNIRPGEVHAIMGPNGSGKSTLAAVLAGREAYEVTEGSVSFLGKDLLPMLPEDRAHEGLFLAFQYPVEIPGVSTTNFIKAAVNEKRKYLGQEPLDAVAFMKLMKEKMAMLQIDQSLLSRSINEGFSGGEKKRNEIFQMAMLEPRLTILDEMDSGLDIDALRIVAAGINQLRTKDNSLLVITHYQRLLDYLEPDFVHVLYNGQIVRSGTKELALEIEQKGYDFIKEEAGLAESL
- the sufB gene encoding Fe-S cluster assembly protein SufB; protein product: MKDELTTLEKTIAKDYAYGFSTVIATDVIPKGLNEQVIRLLSAKKEEPEWMLEWRLKAYRHWLTMEEPGWPNVHYPEIDYQDIIYYAAPKNKGKLNNLDEVDPELLRTFEKLGISLNEQKRLSGVAVDVVVDSISVATSFKEQLSAIGIIFCSISEAIQQHPELIKKYLGSVVPATDNFFAALNAAVFTDGSFCYIPAGVRCPMELSTYFRINTENSGQFERTLIIAEEGSYVSYLEGCTAPQRDENQLHAAVVELVAHKKAEIKYSTVQNWYPGDHDGKGGIYNFVTKRGLCQGDHSRISWTQVETGSAITWKYPSVILKGDYSVGEFYSVALTNHYQQADTGTKMIHLGKHTKSRIVSKGISAGFSQNSYRGLVRTGKHATGARNYSQCDSLLLSDHCGAHTFPYIEVKNATSIVEHEATTSKIGEDQLFYCKQRGIDAETAIALIVNGFAKEVMNKLPMEFAIEAKKLLAVSLEGSVG
- the ricT gene encoding regulatory iron-sulfur-containing complex subunit RicT, which translates into the protein MDNINREFMPRGGAVLPASGYFGQSDAYDWVSVTNIPDDNQQTNIVEIQFKGHRKEFYINRKNLPLRNRELVVVSGAHRGYDIGQVSLTGPIVLLQLKKKKIAASDVVKMLYRIATAEDLQQCKTVKAAEKNALLVARVTASEIGLSMKFCDADFQADGQMVTFYYTAKSRVDFRELIKILNKRLQVYIKMHQIGLLEESRRLGSIGPCGKAWCCHTWSARLSEEEIRPIIYTAGGVNRLRKSTEGKFECYIRD
- a CDS encoding WD40 repeat domain-containing protein — protein: METVKNENIGFKVIAALKGHTGCIYALDRGLSDHTVFTGGSDQFIAHWDLESFRAEKFATSFTAHLYSICHIYEKQLLLAGTTDGSIHIIDVAQKKEIKILKYHQGPIFDIKYSLETNCFYTAGGDGNFAVCSLDTLSLVKIKRLCAEKVRSIDFNHDTSEIAVALGSGDVFIFDLFGLQVKYGFIAHRLSSNIVRYSPDGKFLLTGGRDAYLNIWETGNYNQIKSVAAHNWAIYDIAYSPDGTLFATGSRDKTVKLWDAGTFEFLKRINKEVYTGHSHSVNKLLWSPFHNYLVSVGDDKEVMIREVNIND